From a region of the Methanolobus tindarius DSM 2278 genome:
- a CDS encoding cohesin domain-containing protein, with protein MLLAGTASAEIAVTLSPSQLQVEENEEFTLDIMIESDANVSGAEMQLAYDPTLVEVVSITEGNFFKQGGESTIFSKGTIDNELGTVTNIYSVIMGDDTMLDRDVFATIKLQAKDNSGITGLEMKNVVITNSAGDKLPVTIINSEIAVGDVEMETQEIDMETTSEEESPKTGQNGAIIAIVAMCCVYILRTKQ; from the coding sequence TTGTTACTCGCAGGGACTGCAAGTGCGGAGATAGCAGTTACCCTGAGCCCATCACAATTACAGGTTGAGGAAAACGAAGAATTCACGCTTGATATAATGATAGAAAGTGATGCCAATGTTTCCGGTGCAGAGATGCAACTGGCATATGACCCCACACTTGTAGAAGTAGTATCCATAACCGAAGGCAACTTCTTCAAGCAGGGCGGAGAAAGCACAATATTCTCAAAAGGAACAATAGACAATGAACTCGGAACTGTAACCAATATCTATTCAGTAATAATGGGAGATGATACCATGCTTGACAGAGATGTTTTTGCCACCATCAAGCTTCAGGCAAAGGACAATTCCGGAATTACTGGTCTTGAGATGAAAAATGTAGTTATTACCAACTCTGCAGGAGACAAGCTACCAGTAACAATAATAAATTCAGAGATAGCAGTCGGTGATGTGGAAATGGAGACTCAGGAAATTGATATGGAAACCACATCTGAAGAAGAAAGTCCGAAAACCGGGCAGAACGGTGCAATAATAGCCATAGTTGCAATGTGCTGTGTGTATATCCTCAGGACAAAACAATGA
- a CDS encoding SAM hydrolase/SAM-dependent halogenase family protein, protein MSVITLTTDFGSLYPASMKGVILSINPGATIVDITHSVPPIDIRAGAFAIYSVVKHYPAGTIHVGVIDPGVGTGRNAIIVKAADHWFVGPDNGLLIPPARLLGDIEVYEIIEGKLSENISSTFHGRDVFAPAAAYLSNGREVLEIARKTDDYVDMDFSGYIIEKQFIEATVIYVDDFGNIITNIPGDKVLDEIEPGTILSISGRQMSFLKTYGEVSKWGLISLIGSHGFFEIAVNQGSASRLLHLSNGNSLRIGIMGRT, encoded by the coding sequence ACTCAGCATAAATCCGGGTGCTACAATTGTTGATATAACTCATTCAGTTCCTCCAATTGATATAAGAGCAGGTGCTTTTGCTATCTATTCTGTGGTCAAGCATTATCCTGCCGGAACAATTCATGTGGGTGTTATTGATCCGGGAGTAGGCACCGGCCGCAATGCAATAATTGTCAAAGCAGCTGATCATTGGTTTGTAGGACCTGATAATGGTCTTTTGATACCTCCGGCACGTCTGCTGGGGGATATTGAGGTCTATGAAATTATAGAGGGAAAGCTTTCTGAAAATATCTCATCAACGTTCCATGGAAGGGATGTTTTTGCACCGGCAGCTGCATATTTGTCAAATGGCAGGGAAGTTCTTGAAATTGCCCGCAAGACTGATGACTATGTTGATATGGACTTTTCAGGTTACATTATAGAGAAACAATTCATCGAAGCAACTGTTATTTATGTGGATGATTTCGGGAATATAATCACCAATATACCCGGTGACAAGGTTCTTGATGAAATAGAGCCGGGCACGATTCTCTCAATATCCGGCAGACAAATGTCTTTCCTGAAAACGTATGGGGAAGTTTCAAAATGGGGTCTTATTTCGCTAATCGGAAGTCACGGGTTCTTTGAGATAGCTGTGAACCAGGGCAGTGCTTCACGTTTGCTCCATCTGAGCAATGGAAACAGCTTAAGAATAGGAATTATGGGCAGAACTTAA
- a CDS encoding radical SAM protein — translation MAKYSPFIAAKAVWQMHIRKRPFVLSHAINSRCNMKCSFCEYWKTEGSEMELQDIFKLLDEARDFGILVYNAWTVEPLLRKDLPEILAHAKSIGMVTSLITNGLLLEKRIDELTDLDYLSVSVDGTSSYKDIRGVDLDRIMPGILKAKDRIENPLLLNCVISGKNLEDIEELITMAKDLHVKISFEPMYEFQGIETDTWNRMGIRDIAKYHQTVDRIIEMKKEAYPIINSYTYLKMVRDLKPDFTCHANDIILDVTADGSIENCRVYREQIGHINEGIAKFWERTKDLRKEKAHNCQKCLFFGYVENSLMYNFNTEVARHYEWM, via the coding sequence ATGGCTAAATATTCACCATTCATTGCTGCAAAAGCTGTCTGGCAAATGCATATCAGAAAACGTCCCTTTGTGTTGTCCCATGCCATCAATTCCAGATGTAACATGAAATGTTCATTCTGCGAGTACTGGAAAACAGAAGGTTCGGAGATGGAACTCCAGGACATCTTCAAACTTCTTGATGAAGCCAGAGATTTTGGAATTCTTGTATATAATGCATGGACAGTGGAACCACTTCTCAGGAAAGATCTTCCTGAAATTCTGGCTCATGCTAAAAGCATTGGAATGGTAACATCCCTCATAACCAATGGACTTTTACTTGAAAAACGGATAGATGAACTCACAGACCTTGACTATCTTTCTGTTTCTGTTGATGGGACCTCCAGTTACAAGGATATCAGAGGTGTTGATCTTGACAGGATAATGCCAGGAATCCTTAAAGCAAAAGACAGAATTGAAAATCCACTTCTCCTTAATTGCGTAATCAGCGGAAAGAATCTAGAGGATATCGAAGAACTCATAACAATGGCAAAAGACCTGCATGTGAAAATATCATTCGAGCCAATGTACGAATTCCAGGGAATAGAAACAGACACATGGAACAGAATGGGAATTCGAGATATCGCAAAATATCATCAGACCGTAGACAGGATAATCGAGATGAAAAAGGAAGCTTATCCGATAATTAACTCTTATACATATCTTAAAATGGTCCGTGACCTGAAACCTGATTTTACCTGCCATGCAAATGACATTATACTTGACGTAACGGCCGATGGCAGTATAGAAAACTGCAGGGTATATCGGGAACAAATCGGACACATCAACGAAGGTATTGCAAAGTTTTGGGAAAGGACAAAGGACCTCCGAAAAGAGAAAGCCCATAATTGCCAGAAATGCCTTTTCTTTGGTTATGTTGAAAACAGCCTCATGTATAATTTCAATACCGAAGTTGCAAGGCACTATGAATGGATGTGA